One window from the genome of Acinetobacter sp. ANC 7912 encodes:
- the pilW gene encoding type IV pilus biogenesis/stability protein PilW, whose product MTSKIALISTICFSLALTACQTVDAGKKDPEKAIKVRTQLAVEYLKTGDLDSAKRALDEALKINSRDAQANMMMGVLLQQEGSKANLEKAESYFKKAISAEPKNAQARNNYGTYLYQLERYNDAIEQFEIAGATLGYDQRYRALENLGRIYLKKGDLVNAEKSFKQALQANRDSYISMLELAEIFYLNQQFPAASKMYEQFVHAVGQKNQGARALWIGIRTARASGDQLGMQVLVNQLRALFPESQEYQRYLQLQYSTEAVWK is encoded by the coding sequence ATGACATCTAAAATTGCTTTAATTTCAACAATATGTTTTTCACTTGCATTAACTGCCTGTCAGACAGTAGACGCGGGGAAAAAGGACCCGGAAAAGGCAATTAAGGTACGTACTCAATTGGCGGTTGAATACCTGAAAACAGGTGATCTGGATTCAGCCAAGCGCGCCCTGGACGAAGCACTGAAAATCAATTCACGTGATGCCCAGGCCAATATGATGATGGGCGTGCTGCTACAACAGGAAGGCAGTAAAGCCAATCTGGAAAAAGCGGAAAGTTATTTTAAAAAAGCGATTTCTGCTGAGCCGAAAAATGCACAGGCGCGTAACAATTACGGCACCTATTTATATCAACTTGAACGTTATAATGACGCGATTGAACAGTTTGAAATTGCCGGTGCCACCCTGGGCTATGACCAGCGTTACCGTGCCCTGGAAAATCTGGGGCGGATTTACCTGAAAAAAGGGGATCTGGTAAATGCTGAAAAATCATTCAAACAGGCACTACAAGCCAATCGCGATTCTTATATTTCAATGTTAGAGTTGGCAGAGATTTTTTATCTGAACCAGCAGTTCCCTGCAGCGAGCAAAATGTATGAACAGTTTGTGCATGCGGTAGGGCAGAAGAATCAGGGTGCTCGTGCACTCTGGATAGGCATTCGCACAGCGCGTGCCAGTGGCGATCAACTCGGAATGCAGGTACTGGTGAATCAGCTGCGTGCACTTTTCCCTGAAAGCCAGGAATACCAACGTTATTTGCAATTACAGTACAGTACTGAGGCCGTATGGAAGTAA